Below is a window of bacterium DNA.
TAACTTTTAGGTTAATATTCAGATGAGTGAAAATTCTTTGGAATATCTGGTTGCTTGCACAGGATGTGAATGCCAAATCTTATTCCTCACAGAAGCTAATGAATTCATGGCCGAAATAAAAAAAGACTATCCTAAGGACCACTTAGAACTAATGAAGATAATAAAGCATCTTTCAGAGTCAGGAAAGGTGATAAACCGAGAGAAGATGGAGCATATGGCTGGATTTAAAAATATTTGGGAAATGAAATCAAACAAAACAAGGCCATCGAGGTTGTATGGATTTACGGATAAAATGGGGGTTCATGTAATAACCCATGGGAGTGAAAGACGTGAAGGGCAAGCCAGACGAAATGCAGAATTTGCAAAAACACAGCGGTACAAGAATCGCTGGGAAAAGGAGCATTCATAATGAATAAGGGCGATCTTCAAGCGAAGTTAAACCAAGATTACGAGGAACTTATTAATAATGTTGAGTTCCATGTGGAGGGATTGAAGTTCGACTTTGCGGAAGAAGTTTCCAAATATCTTGGAAATGAAGAGGGGAAAGTAACACGAGCAGAACTTGCTCGTAGAATGGAAAGCACACCTGCGTGGATAACCAAAATGCTCCGTACCAATTGGAATATGACCATGGAAACCATGGCGAAAATAGCGTTCGCCTTAGGTATGAAGGTTGAAACAAAGTTAGTTCGGATTAATGATGTTTCTTCTCGATTAGTCTATCATGAAAAAGATAATTGGGCAAAAATCCCGGTGGAATCTTCGCATAAAAAACCTCCCGTTATACCCAGAGAGAAACCATTGGAAGCGATTTTCCAACCATTAGTTGGAGAAGTGGATTTCGAGAATATGCCCAACTATGAGGAAGCTTTAGTAGCATGAAGCGATCACCGTTACAAGTCGAAACTTACTTCCTGCACGAGCTTTCCTTTGAAGTTAGTGAAGAGTACGATGATAGAAAGCCCGTTAGTGATAACTCCACGAGTTTTCAATATTTTATGGATTTTGGGTGCCATGATGTCAAAAAACACAAGTGGTTTTGTGCTTTGGGTGTTCGGTTTAAACCTGAAGTGAATGATAATGCCCCCTATTCTTATAAAGTCGTCCTTATAGGTTATTTTAAGGTAGAGGGTAATATCCCAAGCAAGGAAGCTGAAGAAAAACTAGTTCACGCCAATGCGCCTGCCCTTCTATATACAGTAGCTCGTGAAATTCTTTCATCGGTTTCGGCCAGTGCACGCTGGGGTCGCATCATTTTGCCTACGGTTTATTTCCCTGCAGTAACCTCTGCGGAGCTGAATTCTCCAAAAAGCGAACGAACTACTTCCTCTTCCGCCAAGTCAAAATCTAAAGTTTTAAAGGCACAAAAGAGTTAGCATTATACAACCGCCGTTAGCCTCCTTGACCTTTTGAATATCCCCCTCCTTTGCGCTGTATCCTTGACAAAAGGTTAAACTAACCTATTATCTAATACTACAGTGTAAGGAGGAAAATTGGTAGCACTGATAATACTTGGAATAGTTATAGTAATCCTCGTGTTCGTTGTCATCGGCATTTACAACGGGCTGGTTGTAAAGCGCAACCGAACGCGCAACGCCTGGCATCAGATAGACGTACAGCTCAGACGCCGCTATGACCTTATCCCGAACCTCGTGGAGACGGTCAAAGGCTACGCCGCGCACGAGCGCCAGACGCTCGAGAACGTCATAGCCGCCCGAAACATGGGCGTGAACGCGAAGACGGTCGGTGAAGCCGCAAAGGCCAACAACATGATCTCGGACACCCTCAAGTCCTTGTTCGCGGTCGCCGAGGCGTACCCGAACCTCAAGGCCAACGAGAACTTCATGGCGCTTCAGGAAGAGCTGCGCACGACCGAGGAGAAGATAGCGTTCGCCCGGCAGTTCTACAACGACTCGGTCATGGACTACAACAACGCGCGCGAGAAGTTCCCGGGCAACATCTTTGCAGGCATGTTCGGCTTCCAGCCCTTCGAGTACTGGGAGATTCCGGAAGAAGAGAAGGCGGCG
It encodes the following:
- a CDS encoding LemA family protein; its protein translation is MVALIILGIVIVILVFVVIGIYNGLVVKRNRTRNAWHQIDVQLRRRYDLIPNLVETVKGYAAHERQTLENVIAARNMGVNAKTVGEAAKANNMISDTLKSLFAVAEAYPNLKANENFMALQEELRTTEEKIAFARQFYNDSVMDYNNAREKFPGNIFAGMFGFQPFEYWEIPEEEKAAREPVKVSFTQQ